The proteins below are encoded in one region of Segatella copri:
- a CDS encoding SDR family NAD(P)-dependent oxidoreductase: protein MAKKAIVMGATSGIGMEVAKLLAAKGWQVGIAGRRIERLQALISQGGITCYQQIDVTSPDAPAQLQELIDKLGGMDLYFHSSGIGWQNNTLDIEKEYKTVETNGLGFTRMVDTAFNWFATHHQNNSKARIACITSIAGTKGLGAAPAYSATKRFQNHYLECLSQQARMRHLPIAITDIRPGFVKTDLIAGSSYPLQLKPEDVAKHIVSAIENGKEVKVIDWRYDILVFLWRLIPRWLWTRLRITT, encoded by the coding sequence ATGGCAAAGAAAGCAATTGTAATGGGTGCCACATCGGGCATCGGAATGGAAGTGGCAAAACTGCTTGCTGCAAAAGGATGGCAGGTAGGAATTGCCGGAAGAAGAATCGAAAGATTGCAGGCTCTGATTTCGCAGGGCGGCATTACCTGCTATCAGCAAATAGACGTGACTTCTCCCGATGCTCCTGCCCAACTTCAGGAACTCATCGATAAGTTGGGAGGCATGGACTTGTATTTCCATAGTTCCGGCATTGGCTGGCAGAATAATACACTGGATATAGAAAAGGAGTATAAGACTGTGGAAACCAACGGCTTAGGATTCACAAGAATGGTAGATACGGCATTCAACTGGTTTGCTACTCATCATCAGAACAATTCAAAAGCCCGCATTGCCTGCATCACTTCCATCGCCGGAACCAAAGGTCTCGGTGCTGCCCCTGCCTACTCTGCCACCAAGCGATTCCAGAACCATTATCTGGAATGCCTGTCGCAGCAGGCACGGATGCGTCATCTTCCCATCGCCATCACAGATATCCGACCAGGCTTCGTAAAGACCGACCTTATCGCAGGCAGCAGCTATCCGCTGCAACTCAAACCGGAAGATGTGGCGAAGCATATCGTAAGTGCCATCGAAAACGGAAAGGAAGTTAAGGTAATAGACTGGAGATATGATATACTCGTCTTCCTCTGGCGACTCATTCCTAGATGGTTATGGACGAGATTGAGGATTACAACATAA
- a CDS encoding esterase-like activity of phytase family protein translates to MLRCNILSIFLAFSLLAGAQDWKVVRENPQKAFPKTVTAGNYSGIAHLHDDIYAVVSDKSDSALYFNFRIQVNPKTGELEQVENLGVTERTDGTLNDGKFWQGQEKGFDHEAIVKASDSTLVITSEGYCRLKEYPVLPISANAPKISYHQNLWESRWPSSDFYPNYNFESLAFDSVRQYLWTISESTLRKDGQPATPQNGLANQLRLMRYDWGKIKENRNKENNGKEDCSEQESSKKASRYMTAYAYQMDQPSTHKKADFYVMGVSELCALPDGQLLVLEREVFIPKIKIGAFCKCKLYLINPLNSEEFALKEKFSSYTPFLKKRLLAEWKTGLSLSKRSFANYEGMCLGPKLEDGSQVVILLSDSQDQYAGVLKDWFKTIVIRKE, encoded by the coding sequence GAGAGAATCCCCAGAAGGCTTTTCCGAAAACCGTGACTGCGGGCAACTACAGTGGCATTGCTCATCTGCATGATGATATCTATGCGGTGGTAAGCGACAAGTCGGATAGTGCCCTGTACTTCAACTTCCGGATTCAGGTGAATCCCAAGACCGGCGAACTGGAACAGGTAGAGAACCTTGGGGTTACCGAGAGAACAGATGGAACGCTGAACGACGGAAAGTTTTGGCAGGGGCAGGAGAAAGGCTTTGACCACGAAGCCATCGTGAAGGCTTCTGATTCTACCTTGGTGATAACAAGCGAAGGATATTGCCGTTTAAAGGAGTATCCTGTTCTGCCTATTTCGGCTAATGCTCCCAAGATTAGCTATCATCAGAACCTTTGGGAGAGCAGATGGCCTTCTTCTGATTTTTATCCAAATTATAATTTTGAGTCTCTGGCTTTTGATTCCGTCCGTCAGTATCTCTGGACGATTTCTGAGAGCACGCTCCGCAAAGACGGACAGCCTGCTACTCCTCAAAACGGATTGGCCAACCAGCTTCGTTTGATGAGGTATGATTGGGGAAAGATAAAGGAAAATCGTAACAAGGAAAATAATGGCAAGGAAGACTGTAGCGAGCAAGAGAGTAGCAAGAAAGCCTCTCGTTACATGACAGCCTATGCCTATCAGATGGATCAACCTTCTACCCATAAGAAAGCAGATTTCTATGTGATGGGTGTGAGTGAGCTTTGTGCCTTGCCCGATGGACAGCTTCTGGTTTTGGAGCGTGAGGTCTTTATCCCGAAGATTAAGATTGGTGCTTTCTGCAAGTGCAAGCTCTATCTGATCAATCCTTTGAATTCTGAGGAGTTTGCTTTGAAAGAGAAGTTTTCATCATATACTCCTTTCTTGAAGAAGAGATTGCTCGCGGAATGGAAAACCGGCTTATCGCTTTCCAAGCGTTCCTTTGCCAATTACGAAGGTATGTGTCTGGGACCCAAGTTGGAAGATGGTTCCCAGGTTGTCATCCTGCTGTCTGATTCGCAGGATCAATATGCGGGAGTATTGAAAGACTGGTTCAAGACGATTGTCATCAGAAAGGAATAA